TGCATCCATAGGGCCTCTCTCCTGTATGTTTCCTTTGATGAACATTGAGCCCCGACTTTGTagtgaaggctttcccacactcgCTACATTCATacggtttctctcctgtgtgaattctctgatgggTAATGAGGTCATTTTTACGCAAAGAATATTTTCCACATTCAGGACACGCAAAGGAAGTTTTTCCTGTGTGAAATCTCTGATGTTGTACGAGGCAGGTTTTCTTCCTGAAAGCTTTATCACATTCATTGCATTTGTATGGTTTCTCCCCAGTGTGCGTTTGCTGATGTATACCCAGAGTACTCTTCATGGTGAAGCCCTTTCCACATTCATTGCATATATACGGTTTCTCCCCAGTATGAGTTCGCAAATGGGCAATGAGCATGCTTTTCCCAGTTAAGCCTTTGCCACATTCATTACATatatagggtttctctcctgtatgagTGCGCCTATGTACATTGAGATGACTCTTCTCTGTGAAGCCTTTTCCACATTCATTGCATATATAGGGCTTCTCTCCTGTATGAGTTCGTTGATGTCCAATCAGCCGTATCTTTGCTGGAAAGcctttcccacattcactgcatatataaggtttctctcctgtgtgagtgCGTTGATGTACAATCAGACGGTTCTTCACGGTGAAGCCTTTCCCACAATCGTTGCATATATATGGCTTCTCTGCAGTATGAGTTCGCTGGTGTACAATGAGATCACTCTTCATGGTAAACCCTTTTCCACATACGCTGCACACATAGGGCTTTTCTCCTGTATGCGTTCGCTGATGTCTGATGAGAGGACTCTTCAAGGTGAAGCCTTTTCCATACTCACTGCATGtgtagggtttctctcctgtatgagATCGCTGATGTACTATGAGACAGTGCTTCACTGAAAAGCCTTTTCCACATTCACTGCACATATACAATTTCTGTTCTGTATGAGTTTGCTGATGTGTGATAAGACTGTTCTTCAAGGTGAAAcctttcccacattcattgcatATAAaaggtttctcaccagtatgagTTCGCTGATGTGCAACAAGACGCCTCTTCTCAATGAAGCCTTTTCCACAATCACAGCATAtataaggtttctctcctgtatgagTTTTCTGATGTGTAGTGAGACTGAACTTTGTAGAGAAGGCTTTCTCACATAGACTGCATGCATGGGGCTTCTCTCCTGTATGAGTTCGCTGATGATAAATAAGCTGACACTTCTTGATGAACACTTTCCCACATTCGTTACATGTATAAGGCTTCTGTCCCGTATGAGTTTTCAGGTGTAAATTGAACTGTGATTTCTTGAAGAACGTTTTGTCACATTCAGTACATTTGTGTTTCAGTCCTGTATGAGTTCTCTGATGTTCAGTTAGCCTGGATTTTCTAGAGAATGCCTTCCCACACAGACTGCATCCATGAGGTTTCTCTCGAGTATGAACTCTCTGATGATCAATGAGCTGAGACACCTTGACAAAGGCTTTCCCACAGTCACCACATACATGGGCTTTCTGCATGTTATGAATTCTCTGCTGTTTAATGACCTGGGAATTATTGTTGATGGGTTTTACACTTACAGGAAATTTTATTACACTATAAAATTGTTCTTGGTTAGTATAAAGAAGGGATTTCGCATCTTCATTAAACTCAGAGTTCTTTGAGTTATAGTTTATACCCCTGCTTTCAAAACTTAAATTTGATTTTGAAGGCTTTTCACATAAGTCAAATATATCATAATTTTGCTTTAACAGGAAATGACTTTCTCTCTGATtaagaatatttgcaaatgtattATGTTCACACCATCGTTCCACACTCTTCTGATTGCTTCGATTTTCCAAGTGACATTGCAGAGAATCATCAACGTTCCTGATTtctaagagagaaaagaacaatgaATCACTCTGTAATCTCTCATAATCTT
The genomic region above belongs to Neovison vison isolate M4711 chromosome 7, ASM_NN_V1, whole genome shotgun sequence and contains:
- the ZNF615 gene encoding zinc finger protein 615, translated to MMIQAQEFLTFDDVAVDFTWEEWQLLAPAQKDLYRDMMLENYRNLVSVGYQASKPDALSKLERGEFWMREDEMHSQICPEIRNVDDSLQCHLENRSNQKSVERWCEHNTFANILNQRESHFLLKQNYDIFDLCEKPSKSNLSFESRGINYNSKNSEFNEDAKSLLYTNQEQFYSVIKFPVSVKPINNNSQVIKQQRIHNMQKAHVCGDCGKAFVKVSQLIDHQRVHTREKPHGCSLCGKAFSRKSRLTEHQRTHTGLKHKCTECDKTFFKKSQFNLHLKTHTGQKPYTCNECGKVFIKKCQLIYHQRTHTGEKPHACSLCEKAFSTKFSLTTHQKTHTGEKPYICCDCGKGFIEKRRLVAHQRTHTGEKPFICNECGKGFTLKNSLITHQQTHTEQKLYMCSECGKGFSVKHCLIVHQRSHTGEKPYTCSEYGKGFTLKSPLIRHQRTHTGEKPYVCSVCGKGFTMKSDLIVHQRTHTAEKPYICNDCGKGFTVKNRLIVHQRTHTGEKPYICSECGKGFPAKIRLIGHQRTHTGEKPYICNECGKGFTEKSHLNVHRRTHTGEKPYICNECGKGLTGKSMLIAHLRTHTGEKPYICNECGKGFTMKSTLGIHQQTHTGEKPYKCNECDKAFRKKTCLVQHQRFHTGKTSFACPECGKYSLRKNDLITHQRIHTGEKPYECSECGKAFTTKSGLNVHQRKHTGERPYGCSDCGKAFAHLSILVKHKRIHR